The sequence cctgtcgacttacctaaCTCTTCTTGTCGGGAGTAAagtacaggggtcaactggagagaGGTCTACAGTCAatttggcgggtctttactagacccgctaaatcgactgcctGTGGATCAATCTCAGAGCGTCGATTTCCActgtagtatagacctgccccaagtatgagacaagagacaacagatgggcaCAGACAAGCCGATGGGAGAGTACAAGGCAACAGTGAAACAGCATTGGTCAGTATAATAGTGTGTGATCTCAGCACACCACAACAGCCTACTACATTGGCAAGTTTTGTGTAGGTATCATGGCAAAAGAGAGgtttaaggagggttttgaaggaggaggaggaggtagctCTATGGATGTTTATGGAGAgttcctcccaagcatgaggggcagcatgggaaaaagcacaagggtgcttgtttgaaaatttaacaagggGATGAGGGAGGCTGGAAACATGGGCCAATCAAAGATGGGAGTAAACATTTCGATagcaaatgagagatgataggtagggtggaGGTAGGCCAGGAAGGGCCTTGAAAATAAAGACCAGAGGCTTCTGTTTGATGTGATAGGAGCCAaaagagggatgcaaagagaagaTGACATGGTCAAACTGACAGGCTAGGGATGAAATTCCCCCCCTAggcagagggtcagcacaagCCCTACGCACTAAGTAAGTTCTCAAGGTTTACATGAAATTTGGATATCACATAGGCCTTTGCTGACCCTCTgcacggaggaagggaggggattTCACGCAGAGAGCAACAAGCTATGGAATTCAGGGCAAAGATAGGGAAATAGTAAGTCCATATCCCACTGTCCAGTGAAGAACAGAGGTTGTGGATATAAAATCAGAATCAGTGTGTTGGCATGATCATAGAAATGTcagcctggaagggacctcgagataTCATCTAGaacagccccctgcactgagacaccATTAAGTATACCAGCTAGACCAATGAAAACTCTGGTACAGCTTAAAGGAAAGGTAAGTGACTGTTGGATTAGTTTTGAAGACGAAGTGCTCAGATTTTATTTCTTCCCAGGTTCATGTAGCTTCATTGGgttctcctcccagtttggtagaGAAGCCAGTTTCAAGGAGACTTCATCCTTGATGGGCCAGCCCCAGGCCAGAAAGAAAGGAGCCAGATTCTTGTTCACCTGCTGAGAGAACTTCTCTGCCCACAGGTTCATCTTGGAGGGGTTGTCCTTGGGGACATTGGGCATTTTCTGGTAGTCAGAGAAGAGGAGGATGAAGGGTtcccagccaaagccctcctgcAGCTGAGGGGCAAGGAAGAGAAGTGTTAAAAACACGATATTGGTCCCCGAGTAGAACATGAGAGCCTGTGCTTGATCCCACCTCAGGCAAAGCCTCACGATGCAATCAGGAATAGTAATGACCATGTCATGAATATGGAGACAGAACCCTTCACTGATCTAAATTTAACCTTTGTGCCTCTCAATTCACAGGCATTCATTGTTCCTTCGTGGAAGACATTCTCATTTtaaaacgaaaaggaggacttgtggcaccttagagactaaccaatttatttgagcatgagctttcgtgagctacagctcacttgcatccgatgaagtgagctgtagctcccgaaagctcatgctcaaataaattggttagtctctaaggtgccacgagtcctccttttctttttgcgaatacagactaacacggctgctcctctgaaacctgtcattttaaaatgttacctgcAGATACATTAGACAGGGGAAAAACCTATGAAGGTGACAAACCCTCATGGTTCTGGGCATAAGACAACTTGCCTAAGGACAGGAAGAAACATCTCCCATAGGCACACAATTACATAATAGCTTAGAGACCCAAGCTGCAGTtgctagcagcagcagcctggtgtCACAGCCCCAGGAACCTTCCTGCAGTCTGGCAGCGGCTAATAGATGCGGCGGAGGGTAATTTGCACCGAGGGAAGGAGAGGACTGTCAAGAGAGGAAGGTGGTAtaaaggctggggggagggggaatggaggatgggggaggggagattgtaGGTGGGGCATACTTTGGCCTGGAACAGGATTTCGGGGggttattttcaaaaataaaaataattgaggaATTAGTTCAAAGCAAAAGggggctgggcatgggctggGGATTAGGGTTAACGATCAAGGTTAGGTTAAATTAGAGGTGACAGTGGGGGATCATACAGAAAGCGTGTCAtatcctcttctcttctccttggCCCGTGTGAGGTCTATTTGGGCCCTAATGACCTTACAATCTAGACGCGTCTTATATGTATGTAAGGCATCTCCAGGGTACTATACGAACACTACTAAatgatggagggagagaggggggatttACACcgtcctctgcagcatctggtcaggccactgtcagagacaggacactcaACTGGTTGGCCCTCAGCTCTGATCAGTacagcaattcctatgtttccAGACTGGGAGCGCTATGCATAGGCCCTGGCTTCTTCTCCTCTGCTGAGAGGCAAGAAGAGCCTCAGGGGCTCTGTGGACTGGTGGCAGGAACAACACTGGCTTGTTTTCACTGCCCAGCTCGGGAGGGCTtgccaccactgctgcctctcaGTCCAACCAATGGCCACTTGAGGGacggtgggggagaaggggaaggcagCTGAACCACAGCTCCCCCACTCTCATCTGCAGTACTTACCTGGCCCCCAATACCCTAgtaactgagcacctcacaattgtTATCTCTGTATTTCTCCTCACTGCACCTTGTGAGGGAGGGCAGCAGTGTTATCCCCGTTTCACGGATGCCACAGAGAAACTAGGGCCCAGAttctccaaggtatttaggcactaaCCACCTATTGAGTTTAATGTGCAAAGAAGCAGAGCAACAGCTCCTGTTTTCCTGCCCAGAAGGGAGATGGGCTTCGTCACCAAGGCAAAGGAGCCAATGCCATCTGCCAAAGTCCTGCAGCAGAGAGCGGGCCTGGAGAAACACTATGGCAGACTGAGCCATCCATATGCCTGCTGGGTGCTTTATAGACCTAGGACAAGTCCAGCTCCTGAGCAGATGTTTGTGTGGGCTGAAGACTCCAGACTGAGGATGTTTATCTCTCAAAGAGATCACTGAGTGCAATGAAAACACTCCATCTCCAACCCCGCCTCTCCCATAGTTACCTGCAAGTACGTCTCCAGCGCAGTCCACACGCTCCAGTCCTTCAGCTGAGCCCCTTTCTCCAGATAACCTGTGACCCTCTGCTTCCGACACTGCGGCTGGAGGGCCTGGTGGGCTCTGTCCCTGGGGATCCCCAGCACCTTCTCATGCACATAGACAGACCACAGGTTGCAGGTGGCCTCAGTAGTGTGAGGGGGGAATTCCCAGCCTGCTCGCTGTTGGTTGTGTCCTAGCTCGTGGATTGGGCCCCACAAGCCGGTGGCTCGCATGTGTTCCACATTCACCATCTCCTTCACCGAATCCAGGTGGCCCATGATGGGGTAGCCAGCGTGCATCCAGCCTGGAGGGAAGACATGGGGAGTGCTCACCCCAACACCAAACTCTCAGACACGCTTAGGGCACATTTGATCACTATGGATGCTGTTTTACTAAATTATGACTAAGTAATCCTACCCATTTCCATAGGGCCTTTCCTCTAGCTGAGGAATAAGGCCCTCAGTGCCTTagttatctgagcacctcaccatcgCTAATGTTTTTATCCGCACCatacccctgtgaggcagggctgggctgttatccccattgtacagatgggaaccaaggcacagaaggctaagagtatgtctgcactgcaataccGCTGCAGCTCGTGCAAGTGCCCCCGAGCTAGCTGTGATCTACCTAGTGCAGGTACCAGTGCTGTGAGGCTGCACCACCCTGGGCTTCAGTGCGGGCTGCACAAGCCAGCCCTTCGCCCTGGATTATTACTCACACAGGTAACCCACGCTAATGTCTGTGCTGCCGCAGCTACACTGCTCCAGTACCTGAGCTAGGTAGATGAACGACAGCTTGGGTAGGTCTgcatgagctgcaatcacacctggTGGATGcagtctaagtgacttgcctaaagtcacacaggaaggctgtggcagagtAGGGAGACCCACGTTCAGTTCCTGAGTGCCctggaaaatgcattttcctgaaggGTCCCGAAGCACTTCACAAACCACATACACTATCTACATCTGCATTTCAAGAATCACTTCGTCTGTCACACAGTGTCTCCTCTCGGGAGGAGCACAGGAGCTGTTCAACAGCCCCCAACAACATTTTGCAAGAGCTCAAGAAAAAGAGGCAAAACATTAGTCCATTAGAAATCCCTGAGGAATTTTAAGTCAGCAGAATGTGATCACCCTAACTGGCAGCCGCCCAAGATAACAGAAGTTAACACTAAGTTTATTTCCACACTAAATATTTCCATGTCACTTAACCAGGGGTCAGGAGTTTAGCGTTTGAGCACAGACCTTGTGCTGACTCTCTGCATGGTGaagaatttcacccaaagtgcTGCTCTGAAAAGTAACAGTAAAAACAGCCTCCTGAGGCTCCATATTTCAAATCTAAGTGACTCTAGATCAGATGTGCTCTGTTTAGAAGTAAAAATGTGCTCTGTTTTTTTCCAGATGCCAATATTGCAACTCGTCCTGGActcagagtcaagctgggtttGTTCCTTCTTTTCCATTGTCACCAGCAATAAAGGTTCTACAGTTTAAATTCTTCCCTCAGTGACCCTGCGGAACCTTATTTTCAGTAGCTTTGCATAGGTGTAACTATAAAGCCCTATCGCTGAAATTTAATCAACAATTCTGTTGCTGAGACAGATGGAGgttgtaatcaggaaggccaaagcacaactggagttgcagatagcaagggatgtgaagggtaacaagaagggtttctatgggtatgttagcaacaagaagaaggtcagagaaagtgtgggacccttactgaatgggggaggcaacctagtgacagatgatgtggaaaaagctgatgtactcaatgctttttttgcctcggtcttcaaagacaaggtcagctcccagactgctgcactgggcagcacagtattgggaggaggtgagcagccctcagtggtgaaagaacaggttaaggctatttagaaaagccagacatgcataagtccatggggccaagggtgctgagagagttggctgatgtgattgcagagccattggccattatctatgAAAACTCCTGACGATTGggagaggtcccagatgattggaaaaaggctaatgtagggcccatctttaaaaaagagaagaaggagaatctggggaactacagaccggtcagcctcacctcagtccccggaaaaatcatggagcatgtcctcaaggaatccattttgaagcacttagaggagaggaaggtgatcaggaatagtcaacatggattcaacaagggcaagtcatgcctgaccaacctaattgctttctataatgagacaactggctctgtggatatggggaaagtggtggatgtgatatatcttgactttagcaaagcttttgatacagtctcccagagtattcttgccagcaagttaaagaagtatgaattggatgaaaggactataaggtggatagaaagctggctagatcgtcgggctgaacaggtagtgatcaatggctctatgtctagttggcagccagtatcaagcggagagccccaggggtcggtcctagggccagttttgttcaacatcttaattaattatctgtacgatgggatggattgcaccctcagcaagttcgtggatgacactaaactggggggagtggtagatacgctggagggtagggatgggattcagagtgacctaaacaaattggaggattgggctaaaagaaatctgatgaggttcaacaaggacaagtgcagagtcctgcactgaaaacggaagaatcccatgcactgctacaggctggggaccgactggctaagcagcagttctgcagaaaaggacctggggattacagtggacaagaagctggacaGGCAtcggcagtgtgcccttgttgccaagaaggctaacggcatattgggctgcattagtaggagcattgccagcagattgagggaagtgattattcccctctattcagcactggtgaggccacacctggagtactgtatccagttttggggcccccactacagaaaggatgtggacaaattggaaagagtccagcagagggcaatgaaaatgattagagggctggggtacatgatttatgaggagaggctgagggaactgggcttatttagtctgcagaagagaagagtgaggggggatttgatagcagccttcaactgcctgaaggggggttccaaagaggatggaactcggctgttctcagtggtggcagatgacagaagaaggagcaatggtctcaagttacagtggggaaggtttaggttggatattaggaaaaactttttcactaggagggtggtgaagcactggaatgggttacctagggaggtggtggaatctccatccttagaggtttttaaggcccagcttgacaaagccctggctgggatgatttagttggggttggtcctgctttgagcagggggtgggactagatgacctcctgaggtctcttccaaccctaatcttctatgattctatggacacCCTTAAGGACACAGAGAAGCACCATGAGGGACTAAAAACATTCAGCTCTATGCGGGTTGCATGTTTATTTGACTCATTGCATTTGTCTGAAGTTTCAGTTTAACAAAAACGCCTTGAATGAATTAAAGTTGCTGCCTAAAGCCCTTCTTTTGGAAACCCTGCTAGGACCATGCGGCCATACACCCACCAGCTGAGATCTGGACGTCTGTTACAATCCTCTCTGGCCTTGGGAACTTCGCTGGTGCCGCTGCCAACTCAGCTATAGCCAGCATGATCTGGTCCCAGAGGGTCAGAAGAGGCTCTGGGTTCTCTATATGGCGGATGCTATCAGCAGGCACAGTCAGGATAATGTTCTCAGTAGCTAGTTCGGCCCAGGGAGCAGGGTAGTGCCGGATGCTGGCCAGCCACTGGCATTTACAGGTCTCTCCTGTAGCAACATGGAAAACACATTAAATGTACCCCAGTCTCTCAGTTACACTCTCTGAGTGTTGGCTGAAAATATGTGACTTCATCATGAATTCCTCTCAGGAATAATAGTACTTGGCATTTATAGAGCACTTCATATTTTTTAAGTGCTGGATGGGCATTAATAAGTTAATCCTCACAGCATTCCTAGGAACTCTCACTGTCCCCAGTAGTGTCcacctggggaactgaggcacagagattaagtgacttgcccatggccaCACAGTAAGGCTATGGCAGAGCCAAGGACAGTACTCAATTCGCCAATTTCTCAGCCCATTGCCTTAAGCACTAGATCCTTCCTCATTTCACTGCTGAGCCTCCTGTCTAGTTATTATGTAAAGATACGAGATGAGTCCCCCCCATACATCCAAACTTAGTTATGCTATTTAAGTACGTTATGGGAAAATCAAGTCCATGGCTTGTGAAAAGTGGGCCCCAAATCCACTTcattcctccccccaaaaaaacaaagcaaaaccaaatCAATACAGGATGGTTCACAGGGGACACCTGAGTTGCTGTCCACATTTCTCTAAGTGACTTCTCCTCCACCGAATGAGATCAGCAGGCATCAAATAGCAACACACTGGTTTTGTTTGGACTgatgaaggaaaaagaaatttcATAAACCAATAAAGAGAAGACTGATGGGAAATGCAGCAAGCACATCAAAGGGGCGGTTGTCAATTTCTATCGTAGTGACAGGAAATGGCCACACACGGGCAgcagaggaaaaggggaagatTGAGAAAAGGGCTGGTGGAAATCTTTCAAAAGGGCAATAAAAAGTTAACAGTTTTCAGCAAAAAAgatggtttaaaaaacaacaaagaaagaaaacagtccCAGTTTGTCATTTTTCTGCCAATTCTGATTTTAACCATTTGGACTCTGGTTATATTTAATGCTGCACATTTTGGTTTGGATGCCCACACGCACCACAttgagaggggaaaggccccaagGGATGAACACCTACCCAGTCTGAAGTAGGGAACCTTGACTGTCCCTTCGACAGTGATGGGCACTTTGCCCAGCTGGCTTCCCCTTGGCACAAGGATGTAAATGAGGCCGCCCCAAAGGCAGGAGACTGACTGCCTCTGGCAGCTGACCTGGCACTTGCGTATCACCATGGGGGCCCGTTTCAGCTCCTTTGCAGCGGTGAGGTCATCAGAGTGACACCCGATCTGCACCTGGGGAACATAAGGGCGGGGAAGAGCAGGGTCAAGCGCTCCAGGCTCCAGATTGcaaccccaccccctctgccTTAGGGCCTGTCTGCAGTAGAGCACACACAGCTGCGGGGCACTGATTGCAATCCAGCCCTGTCGCAATTGCTGTCTGACTGCTGCATGTGAAACAAGAGTTCATAAAGCTCAGTGTAGCTCATAACAGGGAAGCTGTACCCCTCACAAAGCCATCTACAGCCCTAGCATTaaggtcctcaaaggtatttaggtggctTGACTTATTTCACTGGGAGTTTGgcacctttgaggacctgggctgGAATGCCTCCCTCATTAGCAGTCTCAGCACAGGGGCCATGGATTGACAGGGCCACAGTGGCTGAACTCCCCCGTACCCTTAGAGGTGTCCCTTGAGAGCAAAGAGGAAGCAAACTGGAGAAAATACATGTGGGTGAGATGCTGACTCAGCTGTTGTCTCTGGCATCCCTAGTTAGGGAGAAATCCAGTCTCCAGGGCTCATTGCACCAGCATCTGAGTCCTGTAAGGTAACACAGGGGTGTCTGCAGCTTATTATTGCACAAGGTCCTGCTGCAGTGTCAGTGGCTGCCTGGTCCCCTCCCCACCTTCGCTTGCTTCCCTCCACTACTACAATGAAGCAGAGATAGCTTGGCGAGCACATCACCTTGGGGAGCAGTGAGAGCTGTGAAATAATCCAACCAACAAAGCAAAATGGGGAGGCAAAGAACAGTCAAGAGAGGGCAGAGGAAATTgtgaggaatttttaaaaacttaatggCAGGAAACAGCCACAAGGTGACAGCAGAGGATAAGGAATGAGAAAGGAGCAGGCCTAGGCATAATACAGACTGATCCTTGAGAACAGTTTCAACTCATCTCGCTGATATGGGTACCTCACAAATGTATCCATGTATAAAAGCCAGCCGGGTTAACAGAAATTACCTGCAGACCAGCACTGGTCGCCATGCAAGGAAACGTTAACACTGCTGTGTTCCCATCAGGTAGGTAAAGTCCTGTACTCATCCATGCTGTTCCACCTGTAGGGAACCACAGAAGATAGGTCTGAATACACAGCACTTAGGCTCAGGTCTTCAAAGGCATGCAGGCACCTAATTCCCAGTGAAaataatgggagttaggcacctaaataccttgaggACTGAGGCCTTACTCAGCACTCCTGGCCCCTGCCCATTTCCATGCTTAAAGTAATGCAGTTTTGAGTTGCCAGAGTGCGAAGAAATAATCTGATGTTTTTCTTGCTCAGAACTCTCAGAATTGGCCTGTGTGTTACCAGACTTGCTGACAGTGTGCTGCTTGACTGAAAGCGTGAGAAATTTTAGCATAAGGGGCTTTTTCCCCCTAGCCCTAACTAAAGCATGAGTACCCTGACATTTCACTATAGTAAGACTTGTTTCTAGACAGCCACCCTAGGGAGTCGCAAACATCAGCTGCCCAGCAGAGACTGTAAAGCTGTGATAAGCAGCTGAGTTCAGAGCTCTTTATACTGCCCACGCAGAAACCCTCCCTTAACTTGGAGTTAAGGTTGATCAAGTGTACTTCAGCACAATTACTTAGTGCCAGGTTGTCGAGCCCCTCCTCGACTGAAGGTCATTGGACTACGTGTGTGAGTAAGTGTGCAACAGTGTGAATAAAGACTCCACATCCAGCCCAAAAAAAGTCTATCACCAACTAAGCCACCACTCACACCCCTTACATCATACACTCACAGACTGCAACTCCACAACACTGTCACTTCTAACATGGAACCACTCCCAGCGCACACACACAGTGCCCCATAATCACAAGCAAATGTACAAGCTTGACACCAACCCATCTGATTGGCGGAAACAGCCTGTGTTATATGTGTTATTGGCACATGGGGAAGTATGAGTTTTGGTGTGACAGTGCAATCTcaacaggagtgtgtgtgtgtgacacgtTTTCCATGTAATTCTACACGGGGCAGGTGGAAAGactgctcctctcacctgtatTAGTGCCATCGATTTCCAGGGTGAtagggcagctggatgggagCAGGCAGACCCCATCGGTGGGTTTCTGAACCAGGACACCACAGTCCATCATGGTCTGGGACAGCTGTGTTGCCAGGCACAGCAGGGCTGCCTCCTTGGAGTTGCTCTTGATTGGGTTCTTCTTGCTGACCTGCGGGATCCCGCCTCTGCGCAGCACTTTGAGCAGGATGCGGTGGAGTGAGGAGAACGCCGGACAGTCTTCAGCTGGGATCCTCAGGAAGGCAGAACAGTCCTGCCCTAGCCTATGCAGCCAGTCTGCCAGGGGGGCTCCGAGTGCCTCCTTCTTTTCCACGTGCCTCTGGAAGAGGGAGAGTGCCTGACGGAAGTGGTAGTGATGGAGAAGCTCCCCCGGGAGCAGCGCTGGGTATGTATCTGCTTTGAGGTTCATGCCCAGGATGCTGATCCCAAAGCGGTTGAGGATTTTGTTGCCAGGGTATCCGGCAACGGCAGCTTGGCCTTGATTCTGGGAGGCCCAGTACCAGGCCTGCCCCCCAATCAGcagccctcccccctccgccACAAAGGCCTGGATCTTCTCCGCCTCTTGGTCGCTGTGAGAAGGGCAGCAGTAGACGCTCATGTCGCTCGCCAGCGATGATACCCGATACTTCCGGCCCTCCAGGGCCAGCAAGGAACACAGCCCCTTCAGGTGGGCAGCAACCCcaaccagcccctgcctcccagcaTCCAGCCAGCGTACAGCATTGAGCAGGAACCCTACCAGCTTCGGGGCACACAGCTGGCCCTCATGAGATGCCACCACCACCCGGCCCCGGCCATAGCGCGCTGCAGCAAGGAAGCAGCAGTGGGAGCTGTCCAGGCCGAGTGGGAAGGCCAGCACCCCATGCACCAGCAGGGGGGAGGGCACCCCACCCGTCACTATATCCAGTTCCGACACACCATTGAGGAGAAGCTCTACATCCTGGCTGAGATTAGCCCCGTGCCTGCAAAATCAAGAGGCACCCCTGTTTAGGCCCAATCCCGACATCCTTTATACAATCACAGAATCATGAGGGATGCTAGGGGCACCCAACAGGCCACCCCTagcccatctcctcccctgcccacGCTCTATGGTGCTGCCCCTCACAATGTTATAGGGATTCTGGTGCCAGGTGGAGTTTTTCTGAACTCCCCAGTTGCTGCAgtctcagccttcatttttaaAGAGTCCATTTGTAGCCTGCAGAGTTGAGCT is a genomic window of Lepidochelys kempii isolate rLepKem1 chromosome 1, rLepKem1.hap2, whole genome shotgun sequence containing:
- the LOC140899097 gene encoding TRPM8 channel-associated factor 2-like; amino-acid sequence: MKPAATYELLVDGVGQWDFTGDFVPCELLLTGDTAFPVLVSPEKQVLIAVSHYGKGRMVVVSHEEILKNPNFSRFLRNAVDWLRPSPEVQVGVQRSLDPLSQLLLRSSTKVQPGVALSASLRVYCTDAYDDARAEELVQFVKGGGGLLIGGQAWYWASQHGVEKVLFEFPGNRVTSVAGVYFTGNTVQPGIFKVSGKIPKIPLIVPHGANLSQDVELLLNGVSELDIVTGGVPSPLLVHGVLAFPLGLDSSHCCFLAAARYGRGRVVVASHEGQLCAPKLVGFLLNAVRWLDAGRQGLVGVAAHLKGLCSLLALEGRKYRVSSLASDMSVYCCPSHSDQEAEKIQAFVAEGGGLLIGGQAWYWASQNQGQAAVAGYPGNKILNRFGISILGMNLKADTYPALLPGELLHHYHFRQALSLFQRHVEKKEALGAPLADWLHRLGQDCSAFLRIPAEDCPAFSSLHRILLKVLRRGGIPQVSKKNPIKSNSKEAALLCLATQLSQTMMDCGVLVQKPTDGVCLLPSSCPITLEIDGTNTGGTAWMSTGLYLPDGNTAVLTFPCMATSAGLQVQIGCHSDDLTAAKELKRAPMVIRKCQVSCQRQSVSCLWGGLIYILVPRGSQLGKVPITVEGTVKVPYFRLGETCKCQWLASIRHYPAPWAELATENIILTVPADSIRHIENPEPLLTLWDQIMLAIAELAAAPAKFPRPERIVTDVQISAGWMHAGYPIMGHLDSVKEMVNVEHMRATGLWGPIHELGHNQQRAGWEFPPHTTEATCNLWSVYVHEKVLGIPRDRAHQALQPQCRKQRVTGYLEKGAQLKDWSVWTALETYLQLQEGFGWEPFILLFSDYQKMPNVPKDNPSKMNLWAEKFSQQVNKNLAPFFLAWGWPIKDEVSLKLASLPNWEENPMKLHEPGKK